One Pseudobutyrivibrio xylanivorans genomic window, CGTCATCCCCTGAAAACATAATTGGATAACTGATATCAGTGCCTTCCACATATAACCAACCAATGACCTGCGGATTAATCTTTTGAAGTGATGCAATATCAACATCAAGTTCATCGTACCACTGCCCCTCTGCTTCAGCTGCTGCAACCGTAGTGTAATTAGCCTGTAGATTTTCATATATCTTCTCTGATTTCTGATAACCAGAATATATATAGATAATTCCTCCAATTGAACTAAAAACTATTAAAAGTCCAAGCGCCAGAATAATCTTTGGATCAATTCCATGTCTTTTTACCGCTCTATTCTCTGAATGCTTTCCTTCTATATTATTATCACCTAAGTTTGATAAAAGAAGTCCCACCAAAAGAAGTAATGCTGCACCAATCTTTCCTAATGTTTCTGCGAGGATAGCTGCCACATAACCAAGTACCGGAATATGGAAAATCACTTTTCCTATTACATTTGTGTAAGCCACCGGCATGAAGTCCGCGCTTCCATTTGCATCGCCCTTTGTAGTGAAAAGTAGCTGTTCCTTATCTATCTCAACTATTCTGTGGGTCACCACACTGGCTCCAGCTTCGTATGCTATTACATCTTTCTCAGATAATTCATTGAAATCTGCTGGTTTTACGTATACAAGTGATCCAACTGAAATTGCCGGTTCCATTGAGCCCGAAATAACATTAAATTCTGAGAATCCCAAAAGCTTCGGTACTGCAAGTGGAATGCAAGCTATGATAATCAGTGCAATTATTAAGTTTCCTAAAGGCTTAAGCATCTTTTTCATGCTATAATTTTACCACATTAAGCAATATTTTGGAGTCAAAGTGTACAAATAGTATGATTTCTTAAAATTATTTCCTCTTCTAACCTAAAAATTATCATGCAATTTATGAAAAGTCTGTGAACTGGCAAATTCTTCCATCATTTGTCAAAAACTTCTTAAAAACGACATAAAACTACCCTGCAGGCTTTCTCATTAACCTGCAAGGTAGTTTCCTGTTATTTCTATAAAATATTATTAAGAATTAACTGTCTTTCTTGTTGTCATCCTTATCCATTGTATATATTCCAGCCAGTGCAATTGTCAGAATAACAATTCCCATAAGAGCTATTATTATAAAGTATGAAACGTATCGATGTTTGTCATCAATATCTACTATTGCTTCTGGAACATCTTCGTCAGGAA contains:
- the srtB gene encoding class B sortase, translated to MLKPLGNLIIALIIIACIPLAVPKLLGFSEFNVISGSMEPAISVGSLVYVKPADFNELSEKDVIAYEAGASVVTHRIVEIDKEQLLFTTKGDANGSADFMPVAYTNVIGKVIFHIPVLGYVAAILAETLGKIGAALLLLVGLLLSNLGDNNIEGKHSENRAVKRHGIDPKIILALGLLIVFSSIGGIIYIYSGYQKSEKIYENLQANYTTVAAAEAEGQWYDELDVDIASLQKINPQVIGWLYVEGTDISYPIMFSGDDEKYLRRTIDNEYAKAGSIFLEGFNYSDWSDSHNIIYGHNMRNLSMFGKLKYYKSDDDYYEEHKYFQIITSDGKRRYEIFSYFDTEPGSWVYTVPFYPDDEYKDYINQLVSHSYVKSERTSQISETDQVVTLSTCSASEMRFTVHGVLCDTQGL